ACAACTACTACAATAGCGCTGGCTAGTACTGGTCATTCCTCATTGAAAGGGAATTTGGAGCAGCGATTAGAAACCTTCATGGATCAGAAAGCGCTAAGTGATCATTTTAACGGGGTTGTCCTGGTGGCTAAGGATGGGAAAACCATCTTTGAAAAAGGATATGGCTATGCTAATAAAGAGGCGGGAATCTCTAATGGGGCAGACGCTGAATTCAAGATTGCTTCTTTAACGAAATCGTTTACAGCTGTTTCTATCCTTCAGCTTGAGGAACAGGGGAAACTGAGAACAACAGACCCGGTTTCAAAATATATTCCCGGTTTTCCTAACGGTGATAAAGTCACGATTCATTCGTTATTGACTCATAGCTCAGGTGTAAAGGATCATGCAAAATTAACGGATACAACAAAACCGATTACACTATCTGCCTTCATTGATCTAATGAAAAAACAAACACTATTATTTGAACCAGGATCACAATACAAATATTCCAATACTGGTTATATGATACTTGCATATATTGTGGAAAAGGTGTCCGGGCAAAGTTATGGGAACTACTATAATGAACATATTTTTAAGCCAGCAGGTATGCAACACACCTATTTAAGAAAAGTTCAAGCAAAAAACTTTGCGATTGGCTATGAAAATATGAAGCCGATTATAGACAATGATGATGAAAGTCAGCTTGCTGGAGCAGGGGATATTATATCAACGGCGGGGGATATGCAAAAGTACATCAATGCACTAAACAAGCACCAGCTTCTGAATAAAGTCGAGACGAAA
Above is a genomic segment from Neobacillus endophyticus containing:
- a CDS encoding serine hydrolase domain-containing protein, with translation MRKKRWTKILFSFIGFILVVTTTTIALASTGHSSLKGNLEQRLETFMDQKALSDHFNGVVLVAKDGKTIFEKGYGYANKEAGISNGADAEFKIASLTKSFTAVSILQLEEQGKLRTTDPVSKYIPGFPNGDKVTIHSLLTHSSGVKDHAKLTDTTKPITLSAFIDLMKKQTLLFEPGSQYKYSNTGYMILAYIVEKVSGQSYGNYYNEHIFKPAGMQHTYLRKVQAKNFAIGYENMKPIIDNDDESQLAGAGDIISTAGDMQKYINALNKHQLLNKVETKKMETGYIDSSEWGIFKYGYGWNVADNIISFDRPMIEHNGNLPGYKSDVADFPEDHVTVILLSNNHGAWSTGPLTRELASICLDKRYWYIQNDF